GTCGTCGAAATCGGTATTTTTGAAATCAAACTCCGGCCATATCTTGCGGATTCGTGCCTTGGACGGACCGGTCCATTCGGCCTCCGGATCCGATAAGATGATAGAACTATAGGGATTCGCTCCCATCTCAGAATTGAAAGCCGCAATAGCGGATTCGAGTTGGGTAAATTCGGCCAACACCTCCTTGTTACCCACATTTATAAAGATCCCCGAAA
This Fuerstiella sp. DNA region includes the following protein-coding sequences:
- a CDS encoding type II secretion system GspH family protein is translated as MRTQTKTGHQHRTAFTLLELLIVIVIISVLAALLFPVVSGIFINVGNKEVLAEFTQLESAIAAFNSEMGANPYSSIILSDPEAEWTGPSKARIRKIWPEFDFKNTDFDD